One Vicia villosa cultivar HV-30 ecotype Madison, WI linkage group LG5, Vvil1.0, whole genome shotgun sequence genomic window, gctgctataggggatgctacgagagcgcttttctggaaaaaacgctgCAATAGGGGtactacgagagcgcttttctggaaaagcgctgctataggagtGCAACGAGAGCGCTTTTGGCGTACCAAAAAGCGCTGTTTTTATCTACGGCAGCGTTGCCTATGGCAAcgcttttaagcgctctaaaAGCCCAAAAAACGCTGTGAAAGTCCTTGTACGGCGTAGTGGCAGTTGTTATAAACCAATTCAATCTTCAATTATAATTGTTTAGTTAATCATCacatttagaaaaataaatacacaacaaagttaaagaaaaattaatatttttattatgtccGTACACTTGCATTTAGAAATAGGATAAAAAATAGGAGCATTACATATAAATAGGATAGGTATATGCAGGAGGCATGTGATGTCGTCTAAATTGGTGGTAACCTCACCATGAGGCAGATGGAATGACGACGACTCTGGGTACCACAACTCCTACAGCTGTTGTAGAGATGAATTCTTCCGCCCGTGGTTGTAAAACTTCTAGGAAGCCCTTTCTTGAAAATTTTCAAAGTAAACACTGTTAAAAAATTTCCACTAAAGACAAATAAGTAATAAGTCTAAGAAATTTTACCTCTCTGTCTCATACATGTTTAGCTGTATGATCTACACACCCTATCAACAGGGATAAATTTGAAGGACCTTCTGGCGCATCAGTCTCCTCGTGCAATAGGTCAACGCCATCAGGAGGTGGCACGGGAGATCCAGCATCGGCCGGAAGTCACACAGGAGTAAAAGATTGTTGAATGTTACTCTTCTTCATACTTTGTCAATCCGCATTTGAAACTTCTGTAACAGATCTACTTtctcttttataaaaatatacaaTGACACAttagtcatatatataattgtagtTAAGTTAGTAAAATTTATGCCTTTTTTTTTTTCGGTCTTGAGTTCAACTCTTAACAACCACaaaattattattcaaaaatacattttaaatgtttaattttaaaatttatattaggcctttcatatatttattttttcttaatgtTTTAAACCAATTCAATCTTCAGTTTTGTTGCGATAAACTTGCGAAAATAGTAGCGTTACCTGTCAAATCATTTTTTGTCAATATATTCAAAACATATAAATGTGAAAATATGAGAGAATGAATCAAATATGGTTAtccgaaaaaagaaaatggaagttGTCAATTGTTATTATTATGTAGGGGAGAGTGTTCATAATAgagaatttctttgccaacctcccaaccttctagttaacctctggtgaaaaacccaaactacccctgacttcggaaatgaacttccgaaatgcaagaaaaaggtgttttcggagatgcatctccgaaagcgcctttttttaaaaaaaattggcttatttcggaagtttatttccgaaaacaccatttcggaaatgaacttccgaaataatgcgcgttctgcagattaagcagaactctccccctcccccattcatttaccctaatccaacatcaaacagcaccaaaggcgaaattttgttaaaagactACCAAGGCAACATCAAAGGCTCCAGCAAGCTTCCTATACCACATTAAAAAGCACTCCAacctcttcaatcggtaagcattttgagttttagatctatgcataaaattgatattagggtgtttacaaataggaaaatatgtattaggttaggttggtactggtatttaggatgtttagaatgtgtagacataggtttaaagtttgatttggggtctgccattgtaggttgcagaaaagctctacgcaggggtgtttcggaagttcatttccgaaaacacctccatcccagtttcggaaatgaacttccgaactgtatcagaagtgcaattttttttttgttttttcatttgtctctcatattaatcgatttcgattttgattgtttacaggaacatgacagggaaccagccagcacgcatcagacagggcagggagtcccagactgcgtcggctagacgcgagcgggcggcggcgcagctggcgtcgacacgcgggcggggccggggacgccgtgtgcgcgttcagcaggacttggtggagagttcatctccTTCAGGctataggagtaggctggctcgggtatcttcttcccgccagcgagaggaggaggatgatgatgatgatgaggaggaggaggtcataccggatgttgaccctccagtcggggaggaggaggagcaggaggtgcaGGAGGTGGATaactatccgggagggccttttgacacttccctgctgattcactaccaggatcacgtcgctgggcggatctgggagggagaggtattttttttaacttagccgtttatttgtcaccattttttataattttaccgtttatttgtcgcttatttgttttttttgtaacaggagagagagccattgaaaatggtgaaccactccaggaagattttcggtctgtttaaaccaagagctcagtggtttaacgaccacgtgcgaggttcagggctcagcgggctctgcatgaccgggtacaccaccatcagcaccggcatgcagggggcatttgtggagcgctggcacaaggagacgtcatctttccacctgccggttggggagatgacgatcaccttgcacgacgtgcagtgtcttctccacctgccgattagggggacgctgttgcaccactccaggatccagagggtcgaggccattgagtggatgacgctctttCTGGGCATGGAGGAGGAGGTTGCTCACTATGAGTGCGCCACGACTTGTGGGCCTCATGTCTGGTTCACTACACAGAAGATCTATTTTGAgtaccacctggacgcggcggccgaggccgagcaggaggataacgacctgttcacacagtatcaccgcgactgcgctctccggtgctggtacatgcatgtggtaggcgctgcatgctttgtggacaagagcgccaggtacgtcgacgtcacctacctccgctatttcatggacctggataccgttcaccagtggaactggggggcagctactctggcatatctctaccagaagctgaatgaggcctccaactggagaacgaggcagctggtcggatcctgcactctgcttacggtacgtttgattttaacacattctcgtatttatttatttatttatgtttcgtatttatttttaatacattatcgtatttgtgattcagagctggatcatctcctacttctcccgcatccacggcttccacatcgatcctgagtatttggacgccatgcccagggccgccagatacgttctccagagggggaacgatgcggtgggaccataccgcctgtacctggaccgcacgatgcacgacgacgtcacctggaggccgttcgccgactacgctcagattgtcccctttgacggcattgctctatattcaggctggttggcatgcgggaccggcatcatggtccggtatctccctgagcggtgcatgcggcagtttgggttcgtgcagatcatacccaggtcacccttcgaggctgctcctgacacagtgaccagagtgcagctcactgccacatgggagcattgggaggatcatgtggtaccggaggagtaccttcgcatgcgggtcacccaggactggcacagtgtggaggggtacgtcacatggttctaccgggtgtcccatcctctcttgagacccgacgttcccggcgctcctaggccagcacacgaggagatcctggagaaccagcaggccgaggatgatcacgccattgatctcatgccgatctgtcagcggatatcgatgattgggcgggacgcgttggatcgaggtatcgtggagcggggcggtccagaggcagtcgcggtgatggagatgatcgtccttgaagcggaccgtgcggcgacatacaggcggcagaggagggcccagggtgagagggttaggcacacccagtagtggtcgggtttatttattttttgttttcggattgtatctttagcacactatttttatttgtttcggtttgtatatattattttcatcggattagtattttttttgtttatttatcatattagtgttttcagtctatctattgtttattttatttgccggtaacgtttaattaaaatgcggttgcgtttaagaaaaaacattaaaaaaaaacacagtttctacataattcggaaatgaacttccgaattcaccccccatgaggtgttttcggatgttcatctccgaacgcaccccctatgaggtgttttcggagatgaacttccgaatcaaggaaattttttttaaaaaaaatgcgcttcggaagttcatttccgaagcaggggtagtttgggaatttcgctgggggtgaccccccatagggaggtgggtaaagaaattttctcataataaataataaattttgactCTTGAGAATACAAATTGCATTATTCAAAAGGAAAATATTGAAAAGTGTTTGGCATGGATGTGATGAACTGGCAAGAAACAATAGTATTTGTCAATCAAGCAACCAACCAAAGGAGAATTGGTCAGAATTGTGAATATGGAAAAGGTTGAGGAGCGAGTTATCAAACCGCGCGCGGACATCAGTGACCATGACGTACACATTCTCTCTCACACACAACAAACTATATATATGCATGGTATTCTCTCATCATTTCATATAATTCATTCTTCTTAATTATCTTGCTAACATTCATTCATATATATTTTCTCAACACTTCTATGGCTAATACAATGATCACTGCTACTAGTTTTGCTGTTACATTGGTGCTGCTAGCCACAATGTCAATATGTGATGCACAGTTGTCTTCTACTTTTTACGACAGTACATGTCCCGATGCACTAACCACCATTAGAACTGCCATTCGTACTGCTGTCTCTAAAGAGCGTCGCATGGCTGCATCTCTCATTCGCCTTCATTTTCATGACTGCTTTGTGCAGGGCTGTGATGCATCAATTTTGCTCGATGACAGTACCACAATCCAGACCGAAAAGACTGCACTTCCTAATCTTAACTCAGTAAGAGGATTTCAAGTCATCGATAATGCAAAATCACAGGTAGAGAAAGTATGTCCCGGAGTCGTGTCTTGTGCAGACATAGTTGCTGTAGCAGCACGTGATGCATCATTCGCTGTAAGTTTACAATCTTTTGATGTTCATATTAATAATCTCTCACCAAAAACATATTAATAATTTCATATTATTTGCAGGTTGGTGGTCCATCATGGACAGTGAAACTTGGAAGAAGAGACTCTACTACAGCAAGTAAAAGTTTCGCCAATACTGACCTTCCTTTGTTTACAGACGATCTTCAAACTCTTATATCTAAATTTACAAATAAAGGTCTTACCGCCAAAGAGATGGTTACACTATCTGGTATATTT contains:
- the LOC131607124 gene encoding lignin-forming anionic peroxidase-like gives rise to the protein MANTMITATSFAVTLVLLATMSICDAQLSSTFYDSTCPDALTTIRTAIRTAVSKERRMAASLIRLHFHDCFVQGCDASILLDDSTTIQTEKTALPNLNSVRGFQVIDNAKSQVEKVCPGVVSCADIVAVAARDASFAVGGPSWTVKLGRRDSTTASKSFANTDLPLFTDDLQTLISKFTNKGLTAKEMVTLSGAHTIGQAQCFTFRGRIYNNASDIDAGFASTRQRGCPSISSTSNNQKLAALDLVTPNSFDNNYFKNLIQKKGLLQSDQVLFSGGSTDSIVSQYSQNPTAFKSDFAAAMIKMGDIQPLTGSAGIIRSICSAPN